One genomic window of Aquisalimonas sp. 2447 includes the following:
- a CDS encoding TRAP transporter small permease — translation MGKIIRVIDRILEYMEATIVGGSIVVMAVLMVTHVLGRMFFQVGVPGRTEVTELLIVLITFVGVSYAVRRARHISMSAIYDQLKGIARKVFIIMICLVTGALLFYMAWEAVGYVETIYRRQRSTSALNIPLWMIYISMPIGFTLAGIQYWLTAFRNLTTKEMYRSFTELEGYDEVPVEMPDEEQEPR, via the coding sequence TTGGGCAAGATCATTCGGGTGATCGACCGAATCCTGGAGTACATGGAGGCAACCATTGTCGGCGGCTCCATTGTCGTCATGGCAGTACTGATGGTGACCCACGTTCTCGGGCGCATGTTCTTCCAGGTCGGCGTCCCCGGACGCACGGAAGTGACGGAACTCCTCATCGTGCTGATTACCTTCGTCGGTGTGAGCTACGCCGTGCGGCGCGCCCGCCACATCAGCATGTCCGCGATCTACGATCAGCTGAAGGGAATCGCCCGCAAGGTGTTCATCATCATGATCTGCCTGGTGACCGGGGCGCTGCTGTTCTACATGGCCTGGGAAGCCGTCGGCTATGTCGAGACCATCTATCGCCGGCAGCGCAGCACGTCGGCACTGAACATCCCGCTGTGGATGATCTACATCTCCATGCCCATTGGCTTCACACTTGCAGGCATCCAGTACTGGCTCACCGCGTTCCGTAATCTCACCACCAAGGAAATGTACCGCTCCTTCACGGAACTGGAAGGCTACGACGAGGTGCCGGTGGAGATGCCGGATGAGGAGCAGGAACCACGATAA
- a CDS encoding TRAP transporter large permease, whose translation MLTWMAILMVVLLLLGFPMMVPLLAATLFMMFTGMTFFGPDQGVSWMFSGVEQWVLAAVPMFIFAADIMTKGHTANRLLDLVSAFAGHLRGGLPITTAASCTLFGAVSGSTQATVVAMGGPMRPRLLQKGYKDSFTLALIINASDIALLIPPSIGMIVYGVIARGASIGDLFIAGILPGFLILFMFSIYCYVASRIMGIEPEPRSSWSQRLTALRKSILPLGFPVIVVGGIYTGTFSPVDASAMAVLYAFILEVIIYRKVSLRDIGSIALSTGMITAVVFILVAIGYAFSQALSTAGVPQQILTPIIQQFGDSPTAALALIAVAYFIGCMFVDPIVVILILTPLFQPLVTAAGLDPVHVGVIVTLQAAIGSATPPFGCDIFTAMAVFRRPYFDVIRGTPPFIAILLLATVILIMFPQISLWLPSMGAQ comes from the coding sequence ATGCTGACCTGGATGGCCATCCTCATGGTAGTCCTGCTCCTGCTGGGCTTTCCCATGATGGTTCCGCTGCTGGCTGCCACGCTGTTCATGATGTTCACCGGCATGACCTTCTTTGGCCCCGACCAGGGTGTCAGCTGGATGTTCTCGGGGGTGGAGCAGTGGGTGCTGGCGGCGGTGCCGATGTTCATCTTTGCCGCGGACATCATGACCAAGGGGCATACCGCCAACCGGCTGCTTGACCTGGTCAGCGCGTTCGCCGGCCACCTCCGCGGCGGGCTGCCCATCACCACCGCCGCGAGTTGCACCCTGTTCGGTGCGGTGTCCGGCTCCACCCAGGCCACCGTGGTTGCCATGGGTGGCCCCATGCGTCCGCGGCTGCTGCAGAAGGGCTACAAGGACAGCTTCACCCTGGCGCTGATCATCAACGCCAGCGACATCGCTCTGCTGATTCCGCCGAGTATCGGCATGATCGTCTACGGCGTCATCGCCCGCGGTGCGTCCATCGGCGATCTATTCATCGCCGGCATCCTGCCCGGCTTCCTGATCCTGTTCATGTTCTCGATCTACTGCTATGTGGCGTCGCGGATCATGGGCATCGAGCCGGAGCCGCGCTCCAGCTGGTCGCAGCGGCTGACAGCACTGCGCAAGTCCATCCTGCCCCTGGGCTTCCCGGTGATCGTGGTGGGCGGGATCTACACCGGCACCTTCAGCCCGGTGGACGCCTCGGCCATGGCGGTGCTGTATGCGTTCATCCTCGAGGTGATCATCTACCGCAAGGTCAGCCTCAGGGACATCGGCTCGATTGCCCTGTCCACCGGCATGATCACGGCGGTGGTGTTCATCCTGGTGGCCATCGGCTACGCGTTCTCCCAGGCATTGTCCACGGCGGGCGTGCCGCAGCAGATCCTCACGCCCATCATCCAGCAGTTCGGTGACAGCCCCACCGCGGCACTGGCGCTGATCGCGGTGGCCTACTTCATCGGCTGCATGTTCGTGGACCCGATCGTGGTGATCCTGATTCTTACGCCGCTGTTCCAGCCGCTGGTCACCGCCGCCGGCCTGGACCCGGTGCACGTGGGCGTGATCGTGACCCTGCAGGCGGCCATCGGTTCGGCGACACCGCCGTTCGGCTGTGACATATTCACTGCCATGGCTGTCTTCCGAAGGCCCTACTTCGACGTCATACGCGGGACGCCACCATTCATTGCGATACTGCTACTGGCGACGGTCATTCTGATCATGTTCCCGCAGATTTCGCTGTGGCTGCCGTCCATGGGGGCGCAGTAG
- the ltrA gene encoding group II intron reverse transcriptase/maturase produces the protein MAHHIDEAWLREAYRRTRKDGAPGVDGRTGAAYGEELEANLSSLLERAKSGAYRAPPVRGTSIPKGDGSERRALGIPTFEDKVLQRAVAMVLEAVYEPEFHEGSYGFRPGRSAHQALQAVWRPLMAMGGGWVIDLDVRKFFDRVDHGLLREVLRRRVRDGVLVRLIGKWLNAGVLEEGQWRQPGRGTPQGGVISPMLANIFLHEVLDTWFEDSVRPRLRGEAHLVRFADDALLVFACESDARRVMEVLPKRFARYGLELHPEKTRVVRFDRPGSGGGPHPETFDFLGFTHYWGRSRRGRWVVKRKTARDRLRRAMHAIDRWCCVMRHHPVVEQWQALNRRLRGHYAYFGVRGNFAAIDQVRSQAMRSWHRWLSRRSQKAAIPWSEFSRFLECYPLARARICAT, from the coding sequence TTGGCCCATCACATTGACGAGGCGTGGTTGCGTGAGGCGTATCGACGCACGCGCAAGGACGGGGCGCCGGGCGTTGATGGTCGCACGGGTGCCGCCTACGGCGAGGAGCTTGAGGCGAACCTGAGCTCGCTGCTGGAGCGGGCGAAGTCCGGGGCGTACCGGGCGCCGCCGGTGCGGGGCACCTCGATCCCCAAGGGTGACGGGAGCGAGCGCCGAGCGCTCGGCATTCCGACGTTTGAGGACAAGGTGCTCCAGCGGGCGGTGGCGATGGTGCTGGAGGCGGTCTACGAGCCGGAGTTCCACGAGGGCTCGTACGGCTTCCGCCCGGGACGCTCGGCGCACCAGGCGCTGCAGGCGGTCTGGCGGCCGTTGATGGCGATGGGCGGTGGCTGGGTGATTGATCTTGACGTGCGCAAGTTCTTTGACCGGGTCGACCATGGTCTGTTGCGGGAGGTGCTGCGTCGGCGGGTACGTGACGGCGTGCTGGTTCGGTTGATCGGCAAATGGTTGAACGCCGGCGTGCTGGAGGAAGGGCAGTGGCGCCAGCCCGGGCGGGGCACCCCGCAGGGCGGGGTGATCTCGCCGATGCTCGCCAACATTTTCCTCCACGAGGTGCTGGATACGTGGTTCGAGGACAGTGTCCGGCCCCGGTTGCGCGGTGAGGCGCACCTGGTGCGTTTTGCCGACGATGCGCTGCTGGTGTTCGCCTGCGAGAGCGATGCCCGGCGGGTGATGGAGGTGCTGCCCAAGCGTTTTGCGCGCTACGGGCTGGAACTCCACCCGGAGAAGACCCGGGTTGTGCGGTTCGACCGGCCCGGATCGGGCGGAGGACCGCACCCGGAGACCTTCGATTTTCTCGGCTTCACCCACTACTGGGGGCGGTCGAGGCGAGGGCGCTGGGTGGTCAAGCGCAAGACGGCGCGGGATCGGCTGCGCCGGGCCATGCATGCAATCGATCGTTGGTGCTGTGTGATGCGGCATCACCCCGTGGTTGAGCAGTGGCAAGCCCTGAACCGCAGACTCCGGGGCCACTACGCCTACTTCGGCGTGCGTGGTAACTTTGCAGCGATCGACCAGGTCCGCTCCCAGGCGATGCGCTCCTGGCACCGATGGCTGTCGCGGCGCTCGCAGAAGGCGGCGATCCCGTGGTCGGAGTTCTCCCGGTTCCTGGAGTGTTACCCGCTCGCCCGGGCCAGGATCTGCGCCACGTAG
- a CDS encoding ketopantoate reductase family protein translates to MTDSPRVLIVGAGAIGSFYGAILARGGARVEAVSRSEATVIREQGFRINSQDMGDLSFKPDAVYESVEDVATPPEFVLLSVKVLDDLDRAALIRPAVGPETVIVLVENGIDIERPIKEAFPDNPLVSGLAFVAVSRTGQAQSEHKAYGRLVIGEYPAGAGDACQRFSALLEAGGVNCPISDSLVTERWRKAVWNAAFNPVSVIAGGATTTTMLDAPGGEEFMVTLMQEICAVAAAAGHPLDPELPQKAIPGTRKMPPYHNSMALDFLNGRPMEVEAILGNVIRAAREHNVDIPHLESVYRVTKMAQQRIAVEG, encoded by the coding sequence ATGACCGACTCCCCCCGCGTCCTGATCGTTGGCGCAGGAGCCATCGGCAGCTTCTACGGCGCCATTCTCGCCCGCGGCGGTGCCCGCGTTGAAGCCGTGAGCCGCTCGGAAGCGACCGTCATCCGCGAGCAGGGCTTCCGCATCAACAGCCAGGACATGGGCGATCTCTCGTTCAAGCCCGATGCGGTCTACGAGAGCGTCGAGGACGTCGCCACGCCGCCCGAGTTCGTGCTGCTGTCGGTGAAGGTGCTGGACGATCTCGACCGGGCTGCGCTGATCCGCCCGGCGGTGGGGCCGGAGACGGTGATTGTGCTGGTGGAGAACGGCATCGACATCGAGCGCCCCATCAAGGAGGCGTTCCCCGATAATCCCCTGGTCAGTGGCCTGGCCTTCGTCGCGGTGAGTCGCACCGGTCAGGCGCAATCGGAGCACAAGGCCTACGGCCGGCTGGTGATCGGCGAGTACCCCGCGGGTGCCGGCGACGCCTGCCAGCGGTTCTCGGCCCTGCTGGAAGCCGGTGGCGTGAACTGCCCCATTTCCGACAGTCTGGTCACCGAGCGCTGGCGCAAAGCTGTCTGGAACGCCGCTTTCAACCCTGTCTCCGTCATCGCCGGTGGCGCCACCACCACCACCATGCTGGACGCCCCCGGCGGCGAGGAGTTCATGGTGACGTTGATGCAGGAGATCTGCGCCGTGGCCGCTGCCGCCGGACATCCCCTGGACCCGGAGCTGCCGCAAAAGGCGATCCCTGGTACCCGCAAGATGCCCCCGTACCACAACAGCATGGCCCTGGATTTCCTCAACGGCCGCCCCATGGAAGTGGAGGCCATCCTCGGTAACGTCATCCGGGCGGCGAGGGAGCACAACGTGGATATCCCGCATCTGGAGAGCGTCTACCGCGTCACCAAGATGGCGCAGCAGCGGATCGCCGTGGAGGGGTAG
- a CDS encoding bile acid:sodium symporter family protein: MLSPLEEALLAVMMIVIMLGMGASLTFKDFRIAMRHPQAVLVGFASQYMFMPFIAFSLARLLQLTPEQTVGLVLMGCMPGGTTSNIFAYFSKSLLSLSIMMTVCSTLAAIVMVPLLMEFYTAGIDDTFRIPPDEIIALLFVLLIPTLIGMWSRKKNANFGAVTELVGGVIGVLVIAFLMATWAPRNWELLFTTGWDVYLAVILLGVVGFLFGYIFARVVRLGPQKARTVSLETGIQNGPLGALIVIMVFSGETQQLILLMPVLYSFFIIITSSLATLYYRRRTRIEELARDQAKIEPAKA, encoded by the coding sequence ATGCTGAGTCCATTGGAAGAGGCCCTGCTGGCGGTGATGATGATTGTCATCATGCTGGGCATGGGCGCATCGCTCACATTCAAGGATTTCCGCATCGCCATGCGTCACCCCCAGGCTGTCCTGGTCGGGTTCGCATCCCAGTACATGTTCATGCCGTTCATCGCCTTCAGCCTGGCGCGGCTGCTGCAGCTCACCCCGGAGCAGACGGTGGGGTTGGTGCTCATGGGCTGCATGCCGGGTGGCACCACCTCGAATATCTTCGCGTATTTCTCCAAGAGTTTGCTGAGCCTCAGCATCATGATGACGGTGTGCTCCACGCTTGCGGCCATTGTCATGGTGCCGCTGCTCATGGAGTTCTACACCGCCGGGATTGACGACACATTCCGCATCCCGCCGGACGAGATCATTGCGCTGTTGTTCGTGCTGCTGATCCCGACGCTCATCGGCATGTGGTCGCGGAAGAAGAACGCCAACTTCGGTGCCGTCACGGAGCTGGTTGGCGGCGTCATCGGGGTGCTGGTTATCGCGTTCCTGATGGCCACCTGGGCGCCGCGGAACTGGGAGCTGCTGTTCACCACCGGCTGGGATGTCTACCTGGCGGTGATCCTGCTGGGCGTCGTCGGCTTCCTGTTCGGCTACATCTTTGCCCGCGTGGTCCGGCTGGGGCCACAGAAAGCCCGCACGGTGTCGCTGGAAACCGGCATCCAGAACGGGCCGCTGGGGGCGCTGATCGTGATCATGGTGTTCTCCGGCGAGACGCAGCAGCTCATTCTGCTGATGCCGGTGCTGTACTCGTTCTTCATCATCATCACCTCGAGCCTGGCCACGCTTTACTACCGCCGCCGCACGCGGATCGAAGAGCTGGCAAGGGATCAGGCGAAGATCGAGCCGGCGAAAGCGTAG
- a CDS encoding AMP-binding protein, producing MSYEDAYDAAPWSKHYSGDYTKSRLHGYDNLAQLVVDNASTYKESLAYTTVMPNGMSGSLRYGDVDLMSDQFAVYLREVLRVAPGTRVAVQMPNCLTFPVAAMGVFKAGCTLVNVNPLYTESEMKHQFKDAGVEVLVIVDMFTDKLASIIEQTSVKHVVVTSLAQWFPRVVGGILRGVFKYWNKAVPELTIEATTIAEALEQGERAREAGGIRVADYWRDISRDDVAVLQYTGGTTGVSKGGVLTHGNILTNIGQIDAVASDHMENGKECVLTALPLYHIFAFTVNMLAFHCRGARNILVPSPRPIQNCQRAIENYPITWISGVNTLFNALLNEEWFHVYPPKTMKVAIAGGTALHAAVADRWERVVGCPIAEGYGLTESSPVVSFNPIGQGGRRDSIGIPAPGTRVRIVDDDGHAVAPGAPGEIIVQGDQVMQGYWNRPDETAKTIKDGWLYTGDVAYMDEDGFFHIVDRKKDMVLVSGFNVYPNEVEDCIALLEKVHEAAVIGVKDPDTGEAVKAFVVKRDESLTAEEVRKHCKAHLAGYKVPKQIEFRDDLPKTPVGKVLRKELRPGGAAGTATTTKTEAA from the coding sequence ATGTCTTACGAGGACGCCTACGACGCTGCCCCGTGGTCGAAGCATTACAGTGGCGACTACACCAAGTCCCGACTGCACGGCTATGACAATCTGGCGCAACTTGTTGTCGACAACGCCAGTACATACAAGGAGAGCCTCGCCTACACCACGGTCATGCCCAACGGCATGTCCGGCTCGCTGCGTTACGGCGACGTGGACTTGATGTCGGACCAGTTCGCCGTCTACCTCCGCGAGGTGCTCCGCGTCGCACCCGGCACGCGGGTGGCGGTGCAGATGCCCAACTGCCTCACCTTCCCGGTGGCCGCCATGGGGGTGTTCAAGGCCGGCTGCACGCTGGTGAACGTCAACCCGCTCTACACCGAGTCCGAGATGAAGCACCAGTTCAAGGATGCCGGCGTGGAGGTGCTGGTAATCGTGGACATGTTCACCGACAAGCTGGCCAGCATCATCGAGCAGACGTCGGTGAAGCATGTGGTGGTCACCAGCCTGGCGCAGTGGTTCCCGCGGGTGGTGGGGGGCATCCTCAGGGGCGTGTTCAAGTACTGGAACAAGGCCGTTCCCGAACTCACCATCGAGGCCACCACCATCGCCGAGGCGCTGGAGCAGGGAGAGCGTGCCCGGGAGGCCGGGGGCATCCGCGTTGCCGACTACTGGCGGGACATCTCGCGTGATGACGTGGCGGTGCTCCAGTACACCGGCGGTACCACCGGCGTGAGCAAGGGCGGCGTGCTCACCCACGGCAATATCCTCACCAACATCGGCCAGATCGACGCCGTCGCCAGCGATCACATGGAAAACGGCAAGGAGTGCGTGCTCACGGCGCTGCCGCTCTACCACATCTTCGCGTTCACGGTGAACATGCTGGCGTTCCACTGCCGCGGCGCGCGGAACATCCTGGTGCCCAGCCCGCGGCCCATCCAGAACTGCCAGCGGGCCATCGAGAATTACCCCATTACCTGGATCTCCGGTGTGAACACCCTGTTCAATGCCTTGCTGAACGAGGAGTGGTTCCACGTCTATCCGCCGAAGACCATGAAAGTCGCCATCGCCGGAGGCACCGCTCTGCACGCGGCAGTGGCGGATCGCTGGGAGCGGGTGGTGGGCTGCCCCATCGCCGAGGGTTACGGGCTCACCGAGAGCTCACCGGTGGTGAGCTTCAATCCCATTGGCCAGGGCGGTCGGCGGGACAGTATCGGCATCCCTGCGCCGGGAACGCGGGTGCGGATTGTCGATGACGACGGCCACGCCGTGGCGCCCGGCGCACCCGGCGAGATCATCGTCCAGGGGGATCAGGTCATGCAGGGCTACTGGAACCGGCCGGACGAAACCGCCAAGACAATCAAGGACGGCTGGCTGTATACCGGTGACGTGGCCTACATGGATGAGGACGGATTCTTCCACATCGTCGACCGCAAGAAGGACATGGTCCTGGTCAGCGGTTTCAACGTGTATCCCAATGAGGTGGAGGACTGCATCGCGCTGCTGGAGAAAGTCCACGAGGCGGCGGTCATCGGCGTCAAGGATCCGGACACCGGCGAGGCGGTGAAGGCGTTCGTGGTCAAGCGCGACGAGAGTCTCACCGCCGAGGAAGTGCGCAAGCACTGCAAGGCGCATCTGGCCGGTTACAAGGTGCCGAAACAGATCGAGTTCCGGGATGATCTGCCGAAGACACCCGTGGGCAAGGTGCTGCGCAAGGAACTGCGCCCCGGCGGGGCGGCGGGCACTGCCACCACAACGAAGACGGAAGCGGCCTGA
- a CDS encoding S8 family serine peptidase — protein sequence MTASGPPNSIRTLVLATLLPLTLSGCFSGSSSSSDDSDRRGVVEGAISIEPGTAVDRTVNNPQAGDGSTNNDLDEAQPLRNPATLGGYANADPDTDPVDYYSANLSPGQRIRLHISDYPGSDEEPVDLDLHLMDEDGHVIASSADHARVEEIQVPSDAGTDTFIIKVTAVEGDSNYILTLGQGLTPAAASTGASTATSQGEFVPGDIIVHFEDDSLQAQGLDVGTMASARSRQLGLEHRGGGPRVGTLMHVPDEAAHQQAMSAMGRGATPETARRGRSQLPAATRRHLDTIAMAKALRRQEDIRDTELNAVYRSQSLPNDEFLDLQWNVPLIDMDEAWSLTASEDEIIVAVIDTEIYADHPDLADKLTADGRDFSPDCDVDGTSIPDGTRFHGTHVAGIVGAATNNNTGIAGIGRDTRIMPMTALCDDGFGTTMSVRESVRYAAGLDDAASQPDRPADIINLSLGGGARSDIDEALYEEVADAGVIVVAASGNDGEARRIYPAAYDHVLSVGAVGADTTRAPYSNFGDSLDLVAPGGNMNQDLTGDGHPDGILSTSAETGSDGSISPNYVFSQGTSMATPHVAGVVALMRSLNPELDVDTLLSWIQAPDSPMTEPLGDAGTGEHDELYGYGLINAADAVRLAEGEAGEPSLRASPRSLTLEVPQGGTESAEFELTMLNDDEQSVDVVEVSDDRDWIRVEPLDENSERGLGTYRVTVDADDRDDGTFRGTVEAEADNGSTARVSVTMTVSEMDARGDEDAGLKYVQLRDASTYSLVKETAVNAEDGRYTYRFTDVDPGEYYVIAGTDNDNDGFICDAGEACGAYPTLDRIERFSVGAGQTVRRDFSTGYRAGLGSSTSLETLGTLERSGGDRSQLRRQQ from the coding sequence ATGACTGCCTCAGGTCCGCCCAACAGCATCCGCACCCTAGTCCTAGCCACACTGCTACCGCTCACCCTGTCCGGGTGCTTTAGCGGCAGTAGCAGCAGCAGTGACGACAGCGACCGGCGCGGCGTGGTCGAGGGTGCAATCAGCATCGAGCCGGGCACGGCGGTGGACAGAACGGTCAACAATCCGCAGGCCGGCGACGGAAGCACCAACAATGATCTCGACGAAGCTCAACCCCTCCGCAATCCAGCGACGCTCGGCGGGTATGCGAATGCGGATCCGGACACCGACCCCGTTGACTACTACAGCGCCAATCTCTCCCCGGGCCAACGCATCCGGCTGCACATCAGCGACTACCCCGGCAGCGACGAGGAACCCGTCGACCTCGACCTGCATCTCATGGACGAAGACGGTCACGTGATCGCCAGTTCCGCGGACCACGCGCGGGTCGAAGAAATCCAGGTGCCTTCGGATGCGGGCACGGACACGTTCATCATCAAAGTCACCGCCGTTGAGGGGGACTCCAACTACATACTCACCCTGGGTCAGGGGCTGACACCGGCGGCGGCGTCAACAGGGGCCTCTACCGCAACCAGTCAGGGAGAGTTCGTCCCCGGAGACATCATCGTCCATTTCGAAGACGACTCCCTGCAGGCCCAGGGCCTGGATGTGGGCACCATGGCCAGCGCCCGATCCCGGCAACTGGGCCTGGAGCACCGGGGCGGCGGCCCCCGGGTCGGAACGCTCATGCATGTCCCGGACGAGGCGGCGCACCAGCAGGCGATGTCTGCCATGGGTCGGGGCGCCACCCCGGAGACAGCACGCCGGGGACGTTCGCAACTACCGGCAGCCACGCGGCGTCACCTGGATACGATCGCCATGGCCAAGGCGCTGCGGCGACAGGAGGACATCCGCGATACGGAACTCAACGCCGTTTACCGCTCCCAGAGCCTGCCCAACGACGAATTCCTCGATCTCCAGTGGAACGTGCCGCTGATCGACATGGACGAGGCCTGGTCCCTTACAGCCAGCGAGGACGAGATCATCGTCGCCGTCATCGACACCGAGATCTATGCCGACCACCCCGACCTGGCCGACAAGCTCACGGCCGACGGACGGGATTTCTCCCCCGATTGTGACGTCGACGGCACATCCATACCCGATGGCACTCGCTTCCACGGCACCCACGTGGCCGGCATTGTCGGTGCGGCAACGAATAACAACACCGGTATTGCCGGAATTGGCCGGGACACGCGCATCATGCCCATGACGGCCCTTTGCGATGACGGCTTTGGCACCACCATGAGCGTGCGTGAGAGCGTGCGCTACGCGGCGGGGCTTGACGATGCGGCGTCGCAACCGGACCGGCCCGCGGACATCATCAACCTGAGCCTGGGCGGTGGCGCGCGCTCCGACATCGACGAAGCCCTCTATGAGGAGGTGGCGGACGCCGGAGTGATCGTCGTGGCGGCCTCGGGCAACGACGGCGAGGCTCGTAGAATCTATCCGGCGGCGTACGATCACGTCCTGTCCGTTGGGGCGGTGGGCGCCGACACCACCCGCGCGCCCTACTCCAACTTCGGCGACTCCCTGGACCTGGTTGCTCCCGGTGGCAACATGAACCAGGATCTCACTGGTGACGGCCATCCGGACGGCATCCTCAGCACATCAGCGGAGACCGGTTCGGACGGATCGATTTCACCCAACTACGTGTTTTCCCAGGGCACGTCCATGGCGACACCGCATGTTGCCGGCGTGGTCGCCCTGATGCGCAGCCTCAACCCGGAGCTGGACGTTGACACGCTGCTCTCGTGGATTCAGGCCCCGGACAGCCCCATGACCGAGCCGCTGGGTGATGCGGGCACGGGTGAACACGACGAGCTGTACGGCTACGGCCTGATCAATGCCGCGGACGCCGTGCGTCTGGCCGAGGGAGAGGCCGGCGAACCCTCCTTGCGCGCCTCCCCCCGGTCCCTAACGTTGGAAGTCCCTCAAGGGGGGACCGAGAGCGCCGAGTTCGAGCTGACGATGCTCAACGACGATGAACAATCCGTGGACGTCGTCGAGGTATCAGACGATCGGGACTGGATCAGGGTAGAGCCCCTGGACGAGAACAGCGAACGCGGCCTCGGGACATACAGGGTCACCGTTGATGCAGACGACCGGGACGATGGGACGTTCCGCGGCACCGTCGAAGCTGAAGCGGATAACGGCTCCACTGCCAGGGTCAGTGTCACCATGACGGTGAGCGAAATGGACGCCCGGGGCGACGAGGACGCCGGACTCAAGTATGTGCAACTCCGGGATGCGTCGACCTACTCGCTGGTGAAGGAGACGGCAGTCAACGCTGAGGACGGTCGCTATACCTACCGGTTCACCGATGTGGACCCGGGGGAATACTACGTGATCGCCGGAACGGATAACGACAACGACGGGTTCATTTGCGATGCCGGCGAAGCCTGTGGTGCCTATCCCACACTGGACCGCATCGAGCGCTTCTCCGTCGGCGCGGGCCAGACCGTGCGGCGTGATTTCAGCACCGGCTACCGGGCCGGCCTGGGGAGCAGCACGTCGCTGGAGACCCTGGGTACCCTGGAGCGCAGCGGCGGCGACCGCTCCCAACTCCGGAGGCAACAATGA
- a CDS encoding protease complex subunit PrcB family protein, with protein MNMRGGWALAGLTAASLTLVTACADMGGDEHVPVEVLYSGSHCGGDGSEPQLRRITDEEQFRAARDAMFRHVLGNDHAERLPAPDFHESIAVLATMGQRSTGGYGLELRDDRATLDNDALALSVTWTEPAEDAMVTQAITSPCLMLTLPRRDYDTIRAVDQDGKTRLRE; from the coding sequence ATGAACATGCGCGGCGGCTGGGCGCTGGCCGGCCTCACGGCGGCGAGTCTAACACTCGTCACGGCCTGCGCTGACATGGGCGGCGACGAGCACGTTCCGGTAGAGGTACTCTACAGCGGCAGCCACTGCGGGGGCGACGGGAGTGAGCCGCAGCTGCGCCGCATCACCGACGAGGAACAGTTCCGGGCGGCGCGCGACGCCATGTTCCGTCATGTACTCGGAAATGACCATGCGGAGCGCCTGCCGGCGCCCGACTTCCACGAGTCAATCGCGGTGCTGGCCACCATGGGGCAACGGTCCACCGGGGGGTATGGCCTGGAACTGCGGGACGACCGGGCAACACTCGACAACGATGCCCTCGCGTTATCCGTGACCTGGACGGAGCCGGCCGAAGACGCAATGGTCACCCAGGCCATCACCAGCCCGTGCCTGATGCTCACCCTTCCCCGCCGGGACTACGACACCATCCGCGCGGTGGACCAAGACGGGAAAACACGCCTGCGGGAGTAA
- a CDS encoding SDR family NAD(P)-dependent oxidoreductase produces MRMQGKGVIVTGGASGIGAAAVRRMVEEGARAVIADMNIEAGEALVRDLGEDKARFVRTDVTDQAQVEALFRQAEEFCGVDAVFNNAGIGHQAAAVETTDEEWGQVISINLTGVFRVAREAMRYMQGRGGSIVNCASILGHFGQSQTAPYTAAKGGVVNMTRTLALEGAPDGIRVNSISPGYVDTPLLDLLEQEVKDFLVSLHPVQRLGRPEEVANAALFLASDEASFITGADLPVDGGFLAGKS; encoded by the coding sequence ATGCGCATGCAAGGCAAGGGTGTGATCGTTACGGGGGGTGCCAGCGGCATTGGCGCCGCGGCAGTGCGGCGGATGGTGGAGGAGGGCGCCCGAGCCGTGATTGCCGACATGAACATCGAGGCCGGCGAAGCCCTGGTGCGGGACCTGGGTGAGGACAAGGCCCGATTCGTGCGAACCGATGTCACCGACCAGGCGCAGGTGGAAGCTCTATTCAGGCAGGCTGAGGAGTTCTGCGGCGTGGATGCGGTGTTCAACAACGCCGGCATCGGCCACCAGGCCGCAGCGGTGGAGACCACCGACGAGGAGTGGGGGCAGGTGATCAGCATCAACCTCACCGGCGTGTTCCGGGTGGCGCGGGAGGCCATGCGCTACATGCAGGGCCGGGGCGGCAGTATCGTCAACTGCGCCTCCATTCTCGGCCATTTCGGACAATCACAGACCGCGCCGTATACCGCTGCCAAGGGCGGCGTGGTGAACATGACGCGCACGCTGGCACTGGAAGGCGCGCCGGACGGCATTCGGGTGAACAGCATTTCGCCGGGGTACGTGGATACGCCGCTGCTCGATCTGCTGGAGCAGGAAGTCAAGGATTTCCTGGTTTCGCTGCACCCGGTGCAGCGTCTCGGGCGCCCGGAGGAAGTCGCCAATGCCGCGCTGTTCCTGGCATCCGACGAAGCGAGTTTCATTACCGGGGCTGACCTGCCCGTGGACGGCGGGTTCCTGGCGGGCAAATCCTGA